From the genome of Ornithobacterium rhinotracheale, one region includes:
- a CDS encoding polysaccharide deacetylase family protein, with translation MKKTLFIFSILSIFFYACKNNGKDAVSSTKIEAEDAQQDEIQVQTIKIGNDSAAYRFLASYPETKSYPFINEYEYNFVYDFETEFKRLTNENKGADSLIVHPSPIDFNQHFEVLQNNDNVIVFLIEREASYGNNSTKQFFTHYYDLNKKKKLRIENVFNNINDFRAFAEEAKQIVSDTIKNKIFNNKEIPNADKEKMFERLLPSIAEGTEASGENYKTMILLPNGDWKFIFDKYSVAPGYMGEISIELPKAKMDTYLKPSFLNLVNNQPVQEEEEDENLPQQPEEVAVDCSKVPCVALTFDDGPSDYTPQLLDILKENNVKATFFVLGKSAQVQQKTIQRAYSEGHEIESHTWDHKDLKKLSAAKVQEEVDKTDEVLEELIGKKSDYLRPPYGSISPTVKKVVKKPFILWNIDPEDWRIKNSKIVAERLSKAEPNAILLAHDIHKTTVEAIPEVIKNLKAKGYHFVTVAQLLADQNLKNGHAYRFRKPIKGENNISTQNQSLN, from the coding sequence ATGAAAAAAACATTATTTATATTCAGTATCTTATCCATCTTTTTTTACGCTTGTAAAAATAATGGCAAAGATGCTGTTTCCTCCACTAAAATTGAAGCAGAAGATGCTCAACAAGATGAAATTCAAGTACAAACAATCAAAATAGGAAATGATAGTGCCGCTTATCGTTTCTTGGCTTCGTATCCAGAAACCAAAAGCTATCCTTTCATCAACGAATATGAGTATAATTTTGTATACGATTTTGAAACTGAGTTTAAGAGATTAACTAATGAAAATAAAGGTGCGGATTCTCTCATTGTTCATCCATCTCCGATTGATTTCAATCAACATTTTGAAGTTTTACAAAATAACGACAATGTAATTGTTTTCTTGATCGAACGAGAGGCTTCTTACGGGAACAATTCTACCAAACAATTCTTTACACACTACTATGATTTAAACAAAAAGAAAAAACTGAGAATCGAAAATGTATTTAATAATATAAACGATTTCAGAGCTTTTGCTGAAGAGGCTAAACAAATTGTAAGCGATACGATTAAAAATAAAATCTTTAACAACAAAGAAATTCCTAATGCCGACAAAGAAAAAATGTTTGAAAGATTATTGCCAAGCATTGCAGAGGGAACCGAAGCTAGTGGCGAAAACTACAAAACTATGATTCTGCTGCCAAATGGCGATTGGAAATTTATTTTTGATAAATATTCCGTAGCACCTGGCTACATGGGCGAAATCTCTATTGAATTACCTAAGGCTAAAATGGATACTTATTTAAAACCTTCTTTCTTAAATTTAGTAAACAATCAGCCTGTGCAGGAGGAAGAGGAAGATGAAAATCTACCTCAACAACCCGAAGAGGTAGCCGTAGATTGTAGCAAAGTGCCTTGTGTAGCACTCACTTTTGACGATGGACCATCTGATTACACACCTCAATTGCTCGATATTTTAAAAGAAAATAATGTAAAAGCTACATTTTTCGTACTTGGAAAATCGGCACAAGTGCAGCAAAAAACAATTCAGCGTGCTTATAGCGAAGGGCATGAAATTGAAAGCCATACTTGGGATCACAAAGATTTAAAGAAACTGAGTGCAGCAAAAGTGCAAGAAGAAGTGGACAAAACAGACGAAGTGCTGGAAGAATTAATTGGAAAAAAATCCGACTATTTGCGTCCGCCATATGGTTCAATTAGCCCAACGGTAAAAAAAGTGGTAAAAAAACCTTTTATCTTATGGAACATCGATCCAGAGGACTGGCGTATCAAAAACTCTAAAATCGTGGCAGAACGATTGAGCAAAGCAGAACCCAACGCCATTCTGCTAGCGCACGACATCCACAAAACTACGGTAGAAGCCATTCCTGAGGTGATTAAAAATTTAAAAGCTAAAGGGTATCATTTTGTAACAGTGGCTCAGTTGCTTGCCGATCAAAATTTAAAAAACGGGCATGCTTACCGATTTAGAAAACCAATAAAAGGCGAAAATAATATTTCAACACAAAATCAAAGTCTGAATTAA
- a CDS encoding ABC transporter ATP-binding protein, producing MESLLIAKNISKKYGNKVALNNFSIEIPKASIYGLLGPNGAGKTTFIRIINQITMPDTGEIILDGKKLAPNHISAIGYMPEERGLYKNMKVGEQAIYLAQLKGLSRNDAKQKLKYWFDKLDIGSWWNKKLSELSKGMGQKIQFIVTVLHNPKLLIFDEPFSGFDPVNANIIRDEILELKEKGTTIIFSTHRMESVEEMCDYVALINKSNKVLDGEIQSVRNSFKKGNFKIGLQITSPDAWQNFKAQHKIIDLIENEAYASFTTRKEQSDNTLLQELCTLGIVGEYSEIIPSMNEVFINAVNQSL from the coding sequence ATGGAATCGCTTTTAATTGCAAAAAATATCAGCAAGAAATATGGCAATAAAGTAGCTCTAAACAATTTTAGCATAGAAATTCCTAAAGCATCAATTTATGGCTTACTGGGTCCCAATGGTGCTGGAAAAACTACTTTCATCCGTATTATCAACCAAATCACAATGCCCGACACGGGCGAAATCATACTCGATGGGAAAAAATTAGCCCCAAATCATATTTCTGCAATTGGCTACATGCCAGAGGAACGCGGATTGTATAAAAATATGAAAGTGGGCGAACAAGCCATTTATCTCGCTCAGCTCAAAGGGCTTTCCAGAAACGATGCCAAGCAAAAACTCAAATACTGGTTTGATAAGCTAGACATTGGCAGCTGGTGGAATAAAAAACTCTCTGAACTTTCTAAAGGAATGGGGCAAAAAATTCAATTCATCGTTACCGTATTGCATAACCCAAAACTTTTGATTTTTGACGAGCCATTCAGTGGATTTGATCCCGTGAATGCCAACATCATTCGAGATGAAATTTTAGAATTAAAGGAAAAAGGCACCACCATTATTTTCTCGACCCACCGCATGGAAAGTGTAGAAGAAATGTGCGATTATGTGGCTCTTATCAATAAATCCAACAAGGTGCTGGATGGGGAAATTCAATCGGTGAGAAATTCCTTTAAAAAAGGAAATTTTAAAATCGGATTGCAAATCACTTCGCCAGATGCTTGGCAAAACTTTAAGGCACAACACAAAATAATAGATTTAATTGAAAACGAAGCTTATGCAAGTTTTACTACTAGAAAAGAACAAAGCGACAACACACTCTTGCAAGAACTTTGCACACTAGGAATTGTCGGGGAGTATTCCGAAATTATACCAAGTATGAATGAAGTATTTATAAACGCTGTAAATCAATCGCTATGA
- a CDS encoding TonB-dependent receptor, whose amino-acid sequence MYKKLFSLVSVAASLLATAQQKTQDTIALSSVQAVAKLPITKEVISKKQLQKKNLGQDMPVLLKNATAVISTSDAGTGVGYTGMRIRGISADQVNVTFNGVPVNDSESQGVFWVDFPDVSSSTDAVVIQRGVGTSSNGAASFGGSINLDTNRRRTRAFGELMGAYGSFNTQKYMLSAGTGDVANKKLNFDVRGSYVKSDGYRDRATADLYSVGFNARYMPSANTEIHLLNIFGHEKTYQAWDGITKSEEKKYGRTFNPEGAIYNADWSSVIGYYDNHVDNYDQNHTHLYWNQKYASGWNSKFTAHYTRGKGYYESYKQDAKLAKTYKVGLPGVKKADAIRRKWLDNHFFGGIFNIENTQLGNTKLYAGVAANKYVGDHYGEIIKVIKHPEYKQNGYYYENEANKVEISGFVKFLQKIGKVDLFGDVQIRNINYDGKYKNGGENDAEDFRPFDKNYNFLNPKAGITYNINNFENVYFSYGLTHREPKRADILNAIDEGTEIKPETLHDFELGYRIEKPYLNLGVNAYYMRYKDQLVLSGKLNQVGAAIKENVGDSYRAGLELDFKTPIVYKQLNFFGNLAWSVNKNIDYKEIVNKKVKNFGITTISFSPNIVSSVGLEFTPVKDLNFTFVNKYVSEQYVTNTQNENLKLDAYNVSDLSANYTFKLQGQKSIELMALVNNIFNEKYASNGSKDWYGDDLRYYPQAGTNFLAGLKLKF is encoded by the coding sequence ATGTATAAAAAGTTATTCAGTTTAGTCAGTGTAGCCGCTTCATTATTAGCTACCGCGCAACAGAAAACGCAAGATACCATTGCCTTGTCAAGTGTACAAGCCGTTGCGAAATTACCAATTACCAAGGAAGTTATAAGCAAAAAACAACTTCAGAAAAAGAATTTAGGGCAAGATATGCCCGTATTGCTTAAAAATGCAACCGCAGTAATCAGCACCTCTGATGCGGGAACTGGTGTGGGATACACGGGAATGAGAATTAGAGGAATTTCTGCAGACCAAGTGAATGTAACCTTTAACGGGGTACCCGTAAACGATAGCGAATCGCAAGGCGTGTTTTGGGTAGATTTTCCAGATGTCTCATCATCTACCGATGCTGTAGTGATCCAGCGTGGGGTAGGAACTTCTTCTAACGGTGCTGCTTCGTTTGGTGGAAGCATTAACCTTGATACCAATCGCCGTAGAACTCGAGCTTTTGGCGAATTAATGGGGGCTTATGGAAGCTTCAACACCCAAAAATATATGCTGAGTGCAGGCACAGGAGATGTAGCCAATAAAAAATTGAATTTTGATGTGCGTGGCTCTTATGTAAAGTCTGATGGATATCGTGATAGAGCGACGGCAGACCTTTATTCCGTAGGGTTTAATGCGAGATATATGCCTTCTGCTAATACGGAAATCCATTTATTAAACATTTTTGGGCACGAGAAAACTTACCAAGCTTGGGACGGAATTACCAAAAGTGAAGAAAAGAAATATGGTAGAACGTTTAATCCAGAGGGAGCTATTTACAATGCCGATTGGTCAAGTGTTATAGGCTATTATGACAACCATGTGGATAATTATGACCAAAACCATACGCATTTATATTGGAATCAGAAATATGCAAGCGGCTGGAATTCAAAATTTACAGCACATTACACACGTGGAAAAGGCTACTACGAAAGCTACAAGCAAGATGCAAAACTTGCTAAAACTTATAAAGTAGGTCTCCCTGGTGTGAAAAAAGCAGATGCCATTCGTAGAAAATGGCTAGATAACCATTTCTTTGGAGGAATTTTCAATATTGAAAATACTCAATTAGGCAATACTAAATTATATGCTGGCGTGGCAGCCAATAAATATGTGGGCGATCACTACGGAGAAATTATCAAAGTAATTAAACACCCAGAATACAAGCAAAACGGCTATTATTACGAAAACGAAGCCAACAAAGTTGAAATTTCAGGATTTGTGAAATTCTTGCAAAAGATAGGAAAAGTTGATTTGTTTGGAGATGTTCAGATCCGAAACATTAACTATGATGGAAAATATAAAAATGGAGGAGAAAACGATGCAGAAGACTTCCGTCCGTTTGATAAAAACTATAATTTTTTGAATCCAAAAGCAGGGATTACTTATAATATCAATAATTTTGAAAATGTGTATTTCTCGTATGGATTGACGCACCGTGAGCCTAAAAGAGCCGATATTTTAAACGCAATTGATGAAGGTACAGAAATTAAACCAGAAACTTTACACGATTTTGAATTAGGATATAGAATTGAAAAACCTTATTTGAACTTAGGCGTAAATGCTTACTACATGAGATATAAAGATCAATTGGTTCTTTCAGGGAAATTAAACCAAGTAGGTGCTGCAATCAAAGAAAATGTAGGCGATAGCTACCGTGCAGGCTTGGAACTAGATTTTAAAACACCGATTGTGTATAAGCAATTAAATTTCTTCGGGAATTTGGCTTGGAGCGTAAACAAAAATATAGATTACAAAGAAATCGTGAATAAAAAAGTGAAAAACTTTGGCATCACCACTATTTCTTTCTCACCTAATATTGTGAGCTCTGTAGGTTTGGAATTTACACCAGTAAAGGATTTAAACTTTACTTTCGTGAACAAATATGTGTCTGAACAATATGTGACCAATACACAAAACGAAAACTTAAAGCTAGATGCTTACAATGTTTCAGACCTTTCTGCCAATTATACCTTCAAATTGCAGGGACAAAAAAGCATTGAACTAATGGCGTTGGTAAACAATATTTTCAATGAAAAATATGCATCAAATGGTAGCAAAGATTGGTACGGAGACGATTTGAGATACTACCCACAAGCAGGCACCAACTTCTTGGCGGGACTAAAACTGAAATTCTAA
- a CDS encoding nucleoside-diphosphate kinase: MQNNLTFTMIKPNAVKKGYIGAILNDIVNAGFKIRAMRLTQLSRADAQHFYAVHKDRPFFDDLVNFMISGPIVAAVLEKENAVADFRKLIGATDPAEAEEGTLRKKYADSKQANAVHGADSNENAKIEAKFHFSGREIFEY; this comes from the coding sequence ATGCAAAACAATCTTACCTTTACAATGATTAAGCCCAATGCAGTAAAAAAGGGATACATCGGGGCGATTTTAAACGATATCGTGAATGCAGGTTTTAAAATCCGTGCAATGAGGCTTACACAGCTGAGCCGTGCTGACGCGCAACATTTTTATGCCGTGCACAAAGATCGTCCGTTTTTTGATGATTTGGTAAATTTCATGATTTCGGGACCTATTGTAGCCGCTGTTTTAGAGAAAGAAAATGCCGTGGCAGATTTCCGAAAATTAATCGGTGCAACAGATCCTGCCGAAGCTGAAGAGGGAACGCTTCGCAAGAAATATGCAGATTCCAAACAGGCAAATGCTGTGCATGGTGCAGACAGCAATGAAAATGCCAAAATTGAGGCTAAATTCCATTTTTCGGGTAGAGAAATTTTTGAATATTAA